Part of the Sorghum bicolor cultivar BTx623 chromosome 1, Sorghum_bicolor_NCBIv3, whole genome shotgun sequence genome, CGTCGTACATACATACATGTGCCATTAATTGAAGCTGCACATGTGCCCttatttagatccaaaaattatttagattttaacactttagtactttcgtttttatttgacaaacattgtccaatcatagagtaattagatttaaaagattcgtctcacgatttacatacaaactgtataattagtttttattttcatctatatttattgctctatgcatgtgccgtaaaattcgatgtgacaaagaatcttaaaaaattttggtttttgggatcAACTGTAATAAACAAGCCGATCGCACTAGCGTAGTACTCCGTAGTATATACAGTAGAGTACGTACGTATAGTCATGGGTGCATTCATATCACATCGGAAGATCCGAGTACGTagtggagcaggagcaggagcatgaGAAGCCACTAGTCACAGTATGTACTGAACGTCAACGCTGCAACTTGTAGCTGGGCTGCTTCTTGCTTGCACGTACGGGATCACCCAACACGCGCGGCAGCCCAGGCATGGCAATGAACGCCCGTGCGCCGGCCGGGCATGCATACCCGGGTCTGATGATTGATGAACACATATGCAAGTGACTGCCTTTTTATTTCCCTGCTGTACACGGCAACATGCATGGTTCCTGTACGTTTTCTGCTAGTTAGTACTTGTAGACAATTTATTTTTTAGGGTCCTAAACGCCGCCTAACGTTTGGTGGCCGCGCTAGGTCAGTGGCTTGGCAGCTCAAGACTACTGTACGAGAGTACATGGCCTAGCAGTCCAATCAACAGCAGACACAAAGCTCACACGAACTAGAGTCACAAGTGGAGTGCTCTACTAACACAAGCAATTATATAATTATTTGCCATGGAGAGATCAGGAAGAAACCATGACTCAGTCAGAATCAGCCAGTAGGCACCATCACAACCACCACACATTGTTTACACTCTGGTCAACACGAGATTAATTACTGCTGGTAGGTAATTATTTGCCATGCGGAGGAGGAGCTGCTGCCTGCACCGCACCGCAGGCATCGCTAGCTTTTTCGTCCCTCGATCGCCATCGCAaagcgacgacgacggcgaggaaAAACCTCACACGGTCTCATctcatctttatctttatctctcAACGCAAAGACGTCCGTGTGGTTTGTCAACTCAGCAGAGCGCTCATCCCACCGTCTCCGTCCGATTCCCCTCCTTTCTCCGTGGTGGTGGACTGGCCTGGTGGTGGGTGCACAGCACCCATCGCTGGGCGCCGTTCTGCGGCCTCATCTGATCGGACGGCCGCCGGCATGCGTCATGGCCTTGCTGGCCGGGCGATGGCTACCGGCGGCCGGCGGGGCGCTTAATTTTGTTGGGTGAATTGTCCCGGTCTGATTCTGATGCAGTTACGACACTCATGGGGACTGGGGAGTGGGCACACACCACAACTACATGATCGATGATGGTGCTGGCGCGGGACGGATCATATCATATCACGTCTGATGGCGCCGCGCTCGCGGGGGATTAAACTCGACGTTGATCGCCTTCCTAGGTTCTGGAATGGATCCATCGATCCCCAGCTCTGAATATATCTGGGGCTTTTCCCACTTCATATTCAGATATCAGAGAAAACAGTTTTCgtttcaacatcttcatcattaCGGTTTGTCAAGAACTCAAGCTGGATTAAATTAAAATTCGAGGTTCATGGTCATGGCCTTCCTAGGTACTACTCCTACTCTAGTTTAGCTGTGTGCGCGGACGGACGCAGAGATCAGGAGCACCGGAGCAGGTTAAAGGCCATTGAACATTGTTGGTTATTTGTAACATAAGAAATTGCAAAACTTTGTCGGTGCTCTTGTTAGGTTTACTACCCATGGAGTGGACCCAATTCTACGAATAAAATCATATAGGTCGACACTACGTATATTGTCCGATCCTCTCTGTAAAAGCTACACACGAACGAGTAGTAGTGCAGTCTGCAGAGACATGTGCAGTTCAGCGCCTGGCATTGGTTGCGACTTGCCGGTGCTATCCCCTTCAATCCTTCATGGGTTGAGCACGCACTTGCACCGTCTTCTTTCCAACAGTGTTCCACTGAACAGGAGACTTCGTTCGTGCTCTCTGCTCTCCCAGCACTACATATTACTGTACTGAATTATTTGGTCATCGGTACGGCAACTAGAAAGTATATAGAAAGGGAACCTTTTTCTTTGCCTTTGTCTGAATCTGATCTTTGGTTGtccacaatttttttttgacacaTGGCCAACCCTCAGCTGCCATTATTAAAAAGTTTAATTCAGCGAACGGTGTTTTCCTCTCATAGAAACAAATCAGTATAAGCAGCAGGATAAGTCAAATTTTAGTGAAACAAACAGGAGAGCACGGAGCATGCGCCATCTGAGGGAGTACTGTTACTACATACTAGTATACTACTGCATAGTACACACTAGGGTGTCGTCAACCAAATCTAGGGGTGAAGCCAAACATGGAAACCGTTACTGCTCATCACGCAAAATCTATTACCCACAGTGGATTCATACAGGATTTACTAAATTTTATTGGGGTCAGTACCTTCACCCCTGACCAAATCCCCATCAGTTGCGCCCATCGGCGTTATTCAGACCAAAATATCGGATACAAGTgcttgatttatttactgagagTAGCATATATTCTTTGATTATAGCCTTTCTTCCAAGTTCCAACcacatctatctatctatctgatGGTTCATGATGTAGCCCCTACCAACATCCCAAACAATGGTCATATCCACAAGGCCATAGAACCACGAAGCTACATATATATCCTACACTTTGTGAAGACGTGTCGAGTAGGAGCCGTACTGGGGCCCAGACAAAATCCCAAAATTCTCCTCCTTTTCCTGCCCCGAGAAAAGATTTTGCCTTTATTCTCCGGCCCGGACATATACTGTTTGTTGGGATGATGTCAAAGCAAGGAGGGTTTGAGACCGACGGGTACCCTCTAGTTTTGTTGTCGCTTGAACCGGACGCGTTTCCTTTTTCTTGGATGTGAAGAAACAAAGCGGCAGCACCACACCAGTGAGCGCGTCGCCTCCTCGCCGCCGCATGATAGAACTGGGCACGGCAGCAGTATAGGGATGAGCACGGAGCCGCAAGCTCCCACGCGCAAAATCCAAATCACCAGAGACATCCAAATCAATCACGGTTCCGTCTCTAACCGAAGAAGCTCACGAATCGAATCACGATCACCGCACGGCAAACGGAAAAATGCTAGGTGTACTGTGACAACGCACATAAATCTGTGGTCATCAATTTCGTAACACTTTCTTAAATTAAATTAGaaaaatgctccttccattttAACTTATAGATTGCTTTGtatttctagatacataatttTTATTATGAATCTAGACATAACGTATATCTAGATATATAGCAAAAACTATGTACTTGGAAAACCAAAGCTGCTTTTATAATGTGACAAACGGTGTTTTTAGAAAAGTGATAATAGTTTGATTATGTGAGATTGTGAGAGAATCTATGTGAAAAATTCATGAGTAGTCTTGTCGTCCATATTGTAAGGCATGTTTTGGTGCAATATATTCTTCAGAACTATATCTGTTTGTACATTTAGCTTCTCTTacttaaaatatttttaaaattagGTTTAGTAGTGGACATAGTagaataattagtttttttttaaaaaaaattgtctaAGGCGCCACATCCTCTGGCCAGCAGATAGCAGCACGTTCAAGCACAACTGGAACTGGATGGAGTAGGCGATAGGTGGGTAAAAGGTTTTTATACTCTAGGATTAGAGAATTGCAACCTGCATGCATATTCGAAAAAGGAATATAGTATATATCAGCAAAGAAACCAAAATCATCTGACTTAAATAATCGCCCACCATCATCACCCAGAAAAATGGGAACTCCACTGGGGTGCTCATAAGAACCAACCTGCACATGGGACCCACACCCAAGTGACCCAAGACTGAAAAGCTTGAGTTATTATTATTGTCATGTTCTCTCTGTGCCCCACAGGCCCACACGCTCACGCGGCTCCCATGGGCCATGGGCGATTAGCGATGGCGACGCGCCTTCCTCCTATTTAGCCGCCCCCACCCACCTCTCGGGGTCTCCATGCCTCCAGAGTCCTGACCGCCACCGCCACTTCCACTTCGTCCTCCACCACCTCTGCTTCCACTTCCAGCCTTCCCACCGATCCGCCGCCTCAATCGCGCGCTCGCAGCACTGTGGACTACCCGCCCTCCCCTTCATCCCCTACTCGAAGGTGAGCAAACCAGTCTAGTCTCACTCGGTCACTCGGATCATAATAAGTTCATAACCTAGCACACAAACACCTGTTTTCGGCACTGGTGCATGCCGGATCTTCTATCGTCGGTAAGCCCAGATCTTATCCACTGCAAAAGACGGCTTGATCCGCACCCAGATTCCCAGGGTTAAGGCAAATAAAATCATTGTTTGGGCATGTAGGGTTTTAGTGTTctactatctatctatctacaaGATTGTTCTATAGTTCAGTAGTAGGCTAGTAGCTGCGATAGCAACTGCTGCTGAGCCCGAATTCTGGGAACcttttgcctttttttttttagatttgtgAACTGCGTGAAAGCTCTGTATTGATAAGGGTTCTTTTCTCGCTTCAATTGTTGCAGGATAACACCGTGAGTAGGCGTGATGGGTGCTTGTGATACCAATATGTGTCCTGTCCCCCGTTTTCGTGCAGTCTAACACCGTTTGTTGCTAATAATTcgtttataatttatataaggGATCAagaacctttttcttttttttctttttgctatGGATCATTAATTGCAAATCTTTTGCATATTTGTCACACTCTTAATACTACTTTTGAGCTCCTTGGTTCACGTCCGATGTTTCTTTGTCCTCCAATTTTGCAGGATCCTGAGTTAAGTTGGGCGAGGAGAGGAGGTGGTTCATTCCAGCAGGGGATCCTTGGTATTTGGGGGGTTGTTCTGTACTCTCTTTAATTTGTGAGTCGTGAAAGGTTCTTGAAGTGCAATTGTTAAGAGTTTTAGTTGTAGAGGAAGAAAAGGATTTGCTAATATGGCGTTGGCAGGGACCTCCAAAGTAGTGCTGGGATGTATCGCGTTTGGGATTTTCTGGGTGATGGCCGTCTTCCCCACCGTCCCGTTCATGCCTGTTGGGCGGACGGCTGGGTCCCTCCTTGGTGCTATGCTAATGGTCCTGTTCCGCGTCATCTCCCCGGAGGACGCGTATTCCGCGATTGACCTCCCGATCATCGGCCTGCTTTTCGGGACAATGGTCGTCAGCATCTTCCTTGAGAGGGCTGACATGTTTAAGTACCTCGGAAACCTGCTCTCGTGGAAGAGCAGAGGCAGCAAGGACCTGCTGTTCCGAGTCTGCATCGTGTCCGCGTTTGCCAGCGCGCTTTTCACCAATGACACATGCTGTGTTGTCCTCACTGAGTTCATCCTCAAGGTTGCTAGGCAAAACAACCTGCCACCACAGCCTTTCCTTCTGGCCCTTGCCACTAGTTCAAACATCGGCTCTGCTGCGACGCCGATCGGGAACCCTCAGAACCTTGTCATAGCTGTGGAGAGTGGGATCTCATTTGGCCAGTTCTTGCTGGGAGTTTTTCCAGCTATGATTGTTGGGGTTCTGACAAACGCTGCTATCCTCCTTTTGTACTTCTGGAAATACTTGTCGGTGGAGAAGGATCAGGAGGGTGGGCAAGCCACAGGACCAGAGGTGGTTGCCGACGATGAGGTTACTTCTCATCGGTTCACACCGGCTAGAATGTCACATGTTTCTTCTCTGAATCCAGATGATGAGGATTGCATAAGTGAACCAATCATCAGGAGCAACAGTGTCAGATCTAGTGTGAATGAGAACCTGAGAAGCAGAAGCGTCAATTCTGAGGCTGACATTCAGCTTGCCATCAAGTCTCTGCGGGCATCAAGCATGTCGCATGAGGTGGTAGAGGTCTCGACAGTCCCTGATCGGAAAGATGAAGGTGCATCCTCAAGGAAGTTCACAAGAAGTGCTAGCCAGCAAAGGAGTGTGATAATAGAGGATTTGGCACCCGCCCCAGAGATGAATGGGGAAAAGGAGAAAGAAACTGAAGTTGCAGAGAAGAGATGGAAAATACTTGTCTGGAAGACTGCTGTTTATCTTATCACTCTTGGTATGCTCATTGCACTTCTAATGGGACTGAACATGTCCTGGACTGCAATCACTGCGGCTCTTGTTCTTCTGGCACTTGATTTTACGGATGCACAGGCTTGTCTTGAGAAGGTATGCTCCTCAAATTTTGATTAAGGCTTAACAACGAGTGGATACTTTACTTAGTGTGAACACTGATCATCATCTTGTTGTACTTTGATGACTTGCAGGTGTCATACTCACTGCTGATCTTTTTCTGCGGGATGTTTATCACTGTTGATGGATTCAATAAAACGGGCATACCAAACACACTATGGGAGTTAGTGGAACCATATTCACGAATCGATAGTGCTAGAGGTGTTGCTCTTCTTGCTGTGGTGATTCTCATCCTTTCAAATGTGGCCTCTAATGTTCCTACAGGTAATTTTTCTTACGCATAGACCATGTATAACCATTTAATACTTTACATATATTCTCTTCTGTTTGCAAAATTCATGGCACGGTATTTTGAGAG contains:
- the LOC110431862 gene encoding putative transporter arsB isoform X1, translated to MALAGTSKVVLGCIAFGIFWVMAVFPTVPFMPVGRTAGSLLGAMLMVLFRVISPEDAYSAIDLPIIGLLFGTMVVSIFLERADMFKYLGNLLSWKSRGSKDLLFRVCIVSAFASALFTNDTCCVVLTEFILKVARQNNLPPQPFLLALATSSNIGSAATPIGNPQNLVIAVESGISFGQFLLGVFPAMIVGVLTNAAILLLYFWKYLSVEKDQEGGQATGPEVVADDEVTSHRFTPARMSHVSSLNPDDEDCISEPIIRSNSVRSSVNENLRSRSVNSEADIQLAIKSLRASSMSHEVVEVSTVPDRKDEGASSRKFTRSASQQRSVIIEDLAPAPEMNGEKEKETEVAEKRWKILVWKTAVYLITLGMLIALLMGLNMSWTAITAALVLLALDFTDAQACLEKVSYSLLIFFCGMFITVDGFNKTGIPNTLWELVEPYSRIDSARGVALLAVVILILSNVASNVPTVLLLGTRVAASAAAISHGSERKAWLILAWVSTVAGNLTLLGSAANLIVCEQARRAQFFGYNLTFWSHLRFGVPSTIIVTAIGLLIVISY
- the LOC110431862 gene encoding putative transporter arsB isoform X2, which encodes MAVFPTVPFMPVGRTAGSLLGAMLMVLFRVISPEDAYSAIDLPIIGLLFGTMVVSIFLERADMFKYLGNLLSWKSRGSKDLLFRVCIVSAFASALFTNDTCCVVLTEFILKVARQNNLPPQPFLLALATSSNIGSAATPIGNPQNLVIAVESGISFGQFLLGVFPAMIVGVLTNAAILLLYFWKYLSVEKDQEGGQATGPEVVADDEVTSHRFTPARMSHVSSLNPDDEDCISEPIIRSNSVRSSVNENLRSRSVNSEADIQLAIKSLRASSMSHEVVEVSTVPDRKDEGASSRKFTRSASQQRSVIIEDLAPAPEMNGEKEKETEVAEKRWKILVWKTAVYLITLGMLIALLMGLNMSWTAITAALVLLALDFTDAQACLEKVSYSLLIFFCGMFITVDGFNKTGIPNTLWELVEPYSRIDSARGVALLAVVILILSNVASNVPTVLLLGTRVAASAAAISHGSERKAWLILAWVSTVAGNLTLLGSAANLIVCEQARRAQFFGYNLTFWSHLRFGVPSTIIVTAIGLLIVISY